The Zingiber officinale cultivar Zhangliang chromosome 9A, Zo_v1.1, whole genome shotgun sequence genome window below encodes:
- the LOC122019701 gene encoding uncharacterized protein LOC122019701: protein MMEECMMKRRQVPAFGYWDYCDELPVTHYFELQAGLIRGHYYGDHEHEGVFSAPTHTAPVYQHHHRKAKKVGNATGDHKPYAKEQKGKQVRVVADLKQQATPRRSRASKAVDEDLYKIPPELLCQKPKRKRSLKNLWSGCMGLNSGRLRS from the exons ATGATGGAG GAGTGCATGATGAAGCGGCGCCAGGTTCCAGCATTTGGGTACTGGGATTACTGCGACGAGCTCCCCGTCACCCATTACTTCGAGCTGCAGGCCGGGCTGATCCGTGGTCATTATTATGGTGATCATGAACATGAGGGCGTCTTCAGTGCGCCGACTCATACAGCACCAGTCTATCAACACCACCATAGAAAG GCCAAGAAAGTTGGTAATGCGACGGGGGATCATAAACCGTACGCGAAAGAGCAAAAGGGGAAGCAAGTGAGGGTCGTCGCTGATCTCAAACAGCAAGCGACTCCGAGAAGGTCCAGAGCATCCAAGGCTGTAGACGAGGACTTGTACAAGATCCCTCCTGAGCTCCTGTGCCAAAAGCCCAAGAGG AAGAGGTCGTTGAAGAACTTGTGGTCAGGATGTATGGGACTCAACAGCGGTCGCTTAAGAAGCTAA